The Methanothrix soehngenii GP6 genome has a window encoding:
- a CDS encoding nitrilase-related carbon-nitrogen hydrolase, producing the protein MRAALLQQTVLPCQDLKNLSQALYLASSALEMGAEILVYPELFLSGFCYEPIDRFWERGTRAFEELDPFRALAKDSDCLIIGSVRGGRSNLGFCLDRTGLKLRPKIHPFGEEKKHFDGGDSISPIATRWGRVGLEICYDLRFPEVARSLALQDADFLVTVAQFPAQREEQWRALSLARAIENQIPHLACNWAEGGGSMIISARGTVLAEAESGEEIIFGEVDLSERDQVRGEIPCFSDRRPEVY; encoded by the coding sequence ATGCGTGCTGCTCTCCTTCAGCAGACCGTCCTGCCCTGCCAGGATCTGAAAAACCTTTCTCAAGCCCTCTATTTGGCCAGCTCCGCTCTTGAGATGGGTGCAGAGATACTGGTCTATCCGGAGCTCTTCCTATCCGGATTTTGCTATGAGCCCATAGATCGCTTCTGGGAAAGAGGGACCCGCGCATTTGAGGAGCTCGATCCCTTCCGTGCTCTGGCAAAAGATTCTGACTGCCTGATCATCGGCTCGGTGCGCGGCGGCCGGTCAAACCTCGGCTTCTGCCTGGACCGCACCGGCCTGAAGCTGCGCCCCAAAATCCATCCCTTCGGCGAGGAGAAGAAGCACTTCGATGGGGGGGATTCGATCTCCCCCATAGCCACCAGGTGGGGCCGGGTGGGGCTGGAGATCTGCTACGACCTGCGCTTTCCCGAGGTGGCCCGCTCCCTTGCCCTGCAGGATGCTGACTTCCTGGTGACCGTGGCCCAGTTTCCCGCGCAGCGGGAGGAGCAGTGGCGGGCGCTAAGCCTAGCCCGGGCGATAGAGAACCAGATCCCTCACCTGGCCTGCAACTGGGCAGAAGGAGGCGGCTCCATGATCATCAGCGCCCGGGGCACTGTGCTGGCAGAGGCGGAGAGCGGCGAAGAGATCATATTCGGCGAGGTCGATCTATCCGAGAGGGACCAGGTACGAGGTGAGATCCCCTGCTTTTCCGACCGCCGGCCCGAGGTGTATTGA
- a CDS encoding ion transporter produces MPKSYRRWIYEILEEENHANGWPNRVNLALMLLVVLNVVAVIMETVQWLYSAYGPIFEAFNVFSIGIFTIEYILRIWSCIEDPIYRAPQGNRLRFAITPLAMVDLIAVLPFYLPFVIADLRFVRAMRLFRLFRILKLAHYSRALQTFDDVLRLKKEELGLMLFTIIVLLITSAGLMYEAEHDAQPEAFASIPDAMWWGIVTLATVGYGDIYPITPWGRLIGSVVVILGIGLFALPAGLLAMGFVQVQAQRKEAEHSPGLVCPYCGRQIEGRSRDPEEDGRILEWRMR; encoded by the coding sequence ATGCCCAAGAGCTATAGGCGCTGGATATATGAGATCCTGGAAGAGGAGAACCATGCAAACGGCTGGCCGAATCGGGTCAACCTCGCACTCATGCTTTTAGTGGTTCTCAATGTCGTAGCGGTGATCATGGAGACGGTGCAATGGCTCTACTCCGCCTACGGACCCATTTTTGAAGCATTCAATGTATTTTCCATAGGAATATTCACCATCGAGTATATCCTGCGCATCTGGAGCTGCATTGAAGATCCAATATACCGCGCTCCTCAGGGCAACAGACTGCGCTTTGCGATAACTCCCCTGGCTATGGTGGACCTTATAGCTGTGCTTCCCTTCTATCTTCCATTCGTCATCGCCGATCTGAGGTTCGTTCGAGCCATGCGCCTCTTCCGTCTCTTCCGGATTTTGAAGCTGGCCCATTACTCGCGCGCCCTGCAGACATTCGATGACGTCCTCCGGCTGAAGAAGGAGGAGCTCGGCCTTATGCTCTTCACCATAATCGTTCTGCTTATCACATCCGCCGGCTTGATGTACGAGGCGGAGCATGACGCCCAGCCCGAGGCCTTCGCCTCCATTCCTGATGCCATGTGGTGGGGCATTGTGACACTAGCCACTGTAGGGTATGGAGATATCTATCCAATCACTCCCTGGGGCAGGCTGATCGGCTCGGTGGTGGTCATCCTGGGAATTGGCCTGTTTGCCCTGCCAGCAGGGCTATTGGCCATGGGATTTGTCCAGGTGCAGGCCCAGAGAAAGGAAGCAGAACATTCGCCGGGATTGGTCTGCCCTTACTGCGGCCGCCAGATAGAAGGACGCAGCCGAGACCCGGAGGAGGATGGAAGGATTCTGGAGTGGCGAATGCGGTGA
- a CDS encoding ABC transporter substrate-binding protein, translating to MNRPICIASTLLIALTASMAGIAIGSDFTLNIFGNANMDDRIDQTDIDYIQEIINGSKEATMLSDVNLDGTVDLSDLQLAEELIEDRAERISLIDGNKQNLTLELPLERILTLNMRHAIALAVLGGEEKAVGVDNTVGERVELFPRLSQLPAVGTTSEPDIESIISLQPDLVVTFTNAPSTDALEDKLPEGMAVLRFDLSRSSSLREEMAVLGFLLDDPDSTQRYLDWYDRYIGEIQDKAARIEDEDRARVLMERERSADTGPTARWAYASGTGFTDLVDLAGGINIASGYMEGNKDLETEFVIDKDPQVIIGLSYKGGYKSSDPESMKAYYDEIMKTEGFGNISAVRDGRVHIISGDFSIGPQLVVGALTVAKWLYPEQFQDVDPVQVHREFLSDLMKLDYDPTENGAFVYPE from the coding sequence ATGAATAGACCAATATGTATCGCCTCAACACTGCTGATCGCCTTGACCGCATCAATGGCTGGCATAGCGATCGGCTCCGATTTCACCCTGAATATCTTCGGCAATGCCAATATGGACGACAGAATAGACCAAACAGATATCGACTACATCCAGGAGATCATCAATGGCTCAAAGGAGGCCACCATGCTATCCGATGTTAACCTGGATGGCACTGTGGATTTGTCCGACCTTCAGCTGGCAGAGGAGCTCATAGAAGACAGAGCGGAGAGGATCAGCCTGATCGATGGCAACAAGCAGAACCTGACCCTGGAGCTGCCCCTGGAGCGTATCCTGACCCTTAACATGCGCCATGCCATTGCATTGGCCGTGCTGGGCGGGGAGGAGAAGGCGGTAGGAGTGGACAATACCGTAGGAGAGAGAGTGGAGCTCTTTCCCAGGCTGAGCCAGCTTCCCGCTGTGGGCACCACAAGCGAGCCGGATATCGAGAGCATAATCTCATTGCAGCCCGATCTGGTGGTCACCTTTACCAATGCTCCATCGACCGATGCGCTTGAGGACAAGCTGCCAGAAGGAATGGCGGTGCTCAGATTCGACCTATCCCGATCATCCAGCTTAAGAGAGGAGATGGCAGTCCTGGGATTCCTGCTGGACGATCCCGATTCAACCCAAAGATATCTGGATTGGTATGATCGCTACATCGGAGAGATTCAGGATAAGGCAGCAAGAATAGAGGACGAAGACAGGGCGAGGGTCCTAATGGAGAGGGAGAGGAGCGCCGATACCGGTCCTACTGCCCGATGGGCCTATGCCAGCGGCACCGGCTTTACCGATCTGGTGGATTTGGCAGGCGGCATAAACATCGCCAGCGGCTATATGGAAGGCAACAAAGATCTGGAGACGGAGTTCGTCATCGATAAGGATCCTCAGGTCATCATCGGCCTCTCCTATAAGGGCGGCTACAAGTCAAGCGACCCCGAATCGATGAAGGCCTACTACGATGAGATCATGAAAACCGAGGGATTCGGAAATATATCCGCAGTGAGGGATGGACGGGTCCATATCATCTCCGGAGACTTCTCCATCGGCCCCCAGCTGGTGGTGGGTGCATTGACCGTGGCCAAGTGGCTCTACCCGGAGCAGTTCCAGGATGTCGATCCGGTCCAGGTCCATAGAGAGTTCCTCAGCGATCTGATGAAACTGGACTACGATCCGACTGAAAATGGAGCCTTCGTCTATCCAGAATGA